CCATCGGGGCCAGCCTAGGTCGTCCCCCGCGCGGATGACGACGCCTCAGGACGAGGCGTCCGCACACGGTGCGTCGGCATAGAGTTCAGCGGTGCCGTGGTCGCTGCTGAGAACGCCTGCCTTCCGGGCCCTCTGGGTCGGGCGCCTGTTCTCGTGGGTGGGCAGCGGCTTCGCGCCCCTCGCCATCGTCTTCGCGGCCATCGACCTGGGGGCCGACGCGGTCGACCTCGGGCTCGTGGTCGTCGCCCGGTCGGTGCCCAACATCGCCCTGGTGCTGGTCGGCGGGGCCCTCGCGGACCGTTTCTCGAAGCGCACCGTCGCGATCGCCTCGTCGTGGCTGTCGGCGGCGTCGCTCGTCGTGGCGGCCACCCTCATGCTGACGCAGACCGAGACGTTGCCCACCCTCGCGGCGGTCGGCGCGGTGAACGGCGCCGCGGCCGCCTTCTTCGGCCCCGCGACGAGCGCCCTGCTGCGCGAGACCGTGCCCGACGATCGCCTCCGGGACGCGACGGTGCTCAGCCGGGTCGGCATGAACGTCGGATTGGTGATCGGGACGGCGGTGGGCGGCGCGGTGGTCGCGACCGCCGGGTCGGGCGTGGCGCTGGCCGTCGGGGCGGTCGTCTTCGTGGTCGCGGCGGTCGTGTTCGTGGGGCTGCCTCGGGACGGTGCCCGCGCCTCCGGAGGGACGTCGGTGCTCGAGGACCTCGGCAGCGGGCTCGGCTTCGTCTGGCGCACGCGCTGGCTGGTCGCCACCGCGGCACTGGCCTTCACGTTCCAGTTCGCCTTCGCCGGCGGGGTGCAGGTGGTGGGCCCGCTCGTGGCCGACCAGTCGTTCGGACGGCTGCTCTGGGGGTTCGCGGGTGCCCTGCAGACCCTCGGCCTGATCGTCGGGGCGTACTGGGCCGGCGCCCTGCGAGGACGGCTTCGCCTCTGGGCGGCCTGCCTCGGAGCCGCGGCGCTCGCTCTGCCGCTCGTGTTGCTGTCGTTCGCCTACGGCACCGACCCGGTCGTGTTCGACCCGCTGCACTGGTTCTTCTGGATCAGCCTCGGCCTCTTCGCCGCCAGCGTGGGGCTCGAGATCTTCACGGTGCCGCTCGACGTGGTCGTCCAACGGCAGGTGCCGGGGGCCTACCTGGGTCGCGTCTTCTCGTGCCTGACGTTGGCGTCGTTGGCCGGCGTGCCGGTCGGCGAGGTCGTCGTCGGACCGCTCACCGAACTCATCGGCACCCCGGCGTCGCTCGCCGCCCTGGCCGGCCTCGTGGTCGCCGTCGCGGTGGCCGTGGCACTCAGCTCACGGGTGCGACGGGTCGACGCCGGCCAGGAGGCGCGGGTCAGCTGAAGTCGCCGCGCTCGATGGCCTCGGCGTACTTGCGGACGTCCGGGCCGGGCTCGTAGTCGATGAAGCGGTCCTTGACGGCGTCGTTGATCGCCTTGAAGGACTCCTCCCACGACTCGCCCGAGTGGGCGGCGGCGGCGTCGCGGACGGCGTCGCGCAGGACGTTGTCGGCGTCGGTCAGGATCTTGTCGCGGGCTTCGTCGTTCCAGCGAACGTCGTTCAGGTCGGCCATGGTGTTCTCCTCGTGGGGTGGGGCGGTGGTGGGTGGGGTGCGGCTGGTGCTACTTCTTCTTCGGGCTCAACGACGAGCCCTTGTGGGCGGCCTTCGCCCCGCTCTTGTCGCTCTCGACGACGAAGTAGGGCTCGTCGTCCGAGGCCTTGAACTTCTGCCCGTCGAGCTGGAACTCCTTCACGCGCTTCTCCACGACCGTGCCGTGGGTCTCGCCCTGGGGGGTGTTCCAGGTGACGTGGTCTCCCTTGCTGAACGACATCGCGCCTCCTTGGTGTGTCGGTCCGTCCGTCGGCGTCCGGTGCCGCGCGGTGGTGGCGTGGACGGTACCCCGCTCGCGCCGACCCACCACCCAGCGTGGCGGGGTACAGGTCGGACGCCGCGACCCGTCGGGCTCAGCCGGTGAGGACGGCGAGCGCCGCGGCGAGCCGACGAGCCCTGGTCTCGGAGGTCTTCGCCGCTCCGATCGGTTCGACCAGGGCGCGCTGCCGGCTGAAGGACAGGGACTCGTAGGAGGCGCGGGCCGCGTCGTCCGCGTCGAGTGCCTCGCGCAGGTCCGCCGGCACCTCGACGACCCGCGGCTCGGTGTCGAGGGCCAGTGTGACCTCGACGTCCTGCCCGCCCACGACGCCCGACCCCGCCCGGTGCTCGGCACTGACGGGGATCAGGAACCGCCCGCCCATGCTCGCGACCGTGCTGCGGTAGGTGTACCCCTCGACCGTGACGACGACCGCCGGCTTCTTCCCCGAGGCGAGGGACTCGACGGCCTCGGGCGGCACGACGATGCCCGTCGCGTTCGTCCGAGCTTCGGCGATCGTGGTGCGGAACGTCACGGGTTCGGTCATGCCCGGATGCTAGCGAGCCGCCACCGCCGGCACCACCACCGGCGCCGCTCAGACCGAGAAGCCGCCGTCGGCCTTGAGCAGTTGGCCCGAGATCCAGCGACCCTCGGGCGACAGCAGGAAGCGCACGACCCGTCCGATGTCGGCGGGCGTGCCGAGGCGCCCGGTCGGTTGACGCTCGGTGCCGCTGGCGCGGATGGCATCGTCCATCCACCCCGTGTCGATCGGGCCGGGATTCAGCGCGTTCGACGAGACGCCCAGGTGCCCGAGCTCACGCGCCGCCGCGACGACGAGCCGGTCGAGGGCGCCCTTGCTCGACCCGTAGGGCAGGTTGTGGACGACGTGGTCGCTCGTGAGGGCGACGATGCGGGCGCCGTCGTCGAGCCGGTCGACCGGGGGCAACTGCTCGGCGAAGGCCTTGATCGCGAGCCATGCCGCACGCACGTTGACCGCGTAGTGCGCGTCCCAGCTCTCGAGCGTCGTGTCGAGGATCGACGAGTCGACGCTGTGCGAGTGCGACAGAACGAGTGCCGTCACCGGCCCCAGGTCGTCGTTCACCGCCCCGAGGAGGCGCGCGGGAGTCCCCGGGTCCCCCAGATCCGCCGGGTACACGGCCACGCGCGCACCCGTGGCCTCGAGCTCGCCGACGAGCGAGTCCACGTCGACGGCCTTGAGACCCCAGGGCATGGCGGCGTCGTAACCGTCCCAGGTGGTCAGGGCGAGGTCCCACCCGTCGGCGGCGAGCTCGTGGGCGATGCCGTTCGCGATCGAGTTCGTGCGGCCGGCACCGGTGAGCAGACAGATGTTCTTCGACATGTAGGTCTCCTTCGACATCCGCTCAGCTTGTCAGACCCATCGGCGCCGGAGGGGTCGGCGCGAGAGGGGTCAGCGCCCTCGGCGGGGTCGACTGCGGCCCGTGCCGCGCTGCGGCCCACGGCCCTTCGGCGGCGTGCGCTTCGGCTTCGCCCCGCGCGGGTCGGGAGCCGACCCCTTGCGGGCCGTGGCCTCCTGCCCGGGTTCGTCGCGCCTCCTCGATCGCGAGCTGCGGGCCGTGCGGCCCCGCACGACGCCGATGAAGTCGTCGAGGTCGTCGGTGAGCTCGCCCTCGGGCCAGACCAGCGCGATCGTGGTCGACGGCAGGTCGGCGACGTAGCGGTAGGTCACCTCTTTGCGGGCGTGCAGCCGGGCGAGGGACTGCGGCATGACGGCGACGCCGGCCCCGGTCGCGACGACGGCGACGGCATCGGCGAGCGAGAGGGACGGGTCGAGGTCGTGCCGGTGCTCGTCGGCGAACGCGGCGGCCTCGACCTCGTCCTCGACGCCGGCCGCGGTGACGGCGTGGTCCTTCGGCACGACGACGACGGCTCGCTCGTCGTAGAGGCGGATGACCGACAACCCCTCGACCTCGATCGGCAGGCGGGCCAGGACCATGTCCACCCGCTCGTCGCCCCGGGCGTCGTCGAGGGCGGGCACCGCGTCCGCGTCGGCGAGCGGCACGAAGGCCAGCGGGGTCTCGGGGCGGCGTTCCTCCCAGAGCCTCGACCACTTCGACAGGGTCACGCCGGGCACGACCCCGATGCGGAACGGGGCGCGGGTCGGCTCGGTCGTCATGGGTCGAGGGTATCGGCCCGGTACCCTGGGCAGATGACCTCCGACGCGCCGTCCGGCAAGCAGCCGCAGACCCTCAAGCCCTTCACGGCCGCCAAGAAGCTCGGCGTGTACCTGCCGGCCACGCCCGCCGAGTTCCAGGCCGCCCCCGTCACGCGCGAGGCCTTCGCCGAGCTCAGCACGAACCCGCCCGAGTGGCTGTCCGAGCTGCGCCGCACCGGTCCCCACCCGCGGCCCGTCGTCGCCCAGAAGCTCGGCATCTCGACCTCGGGCCTCGCCCGGGCCGGCGTCGATGACGTCATGACCACCGACGAGATCCACGCCCTGCTCGACGAGATGCCCGACTGGCTGCGCACCGAACGCGGCATCCACGCCGACGTGCGCGAAGAAGAACTGCGCGTCAAAGAGCGCAACGCCGGTCGCGAGGTCCTCCGCAAAGAGCGCGAGGCGAAAGAAGCCGCCGAAGGGCACTGACCCCCGCCCTGCGCTACCGTCGGCGACATGTCCTTCAACGACGACGCGCGCCTCGACGGCAGCAAGGTCAAGCGGCGCGGTCGCGGTCGCACGGTGGGTGTCGCCGGCGGCGGCATCGGCATCGGCATCGGCATCGTCGGCCTCATCGCCGTCTTCCTCATCAGCCAGGCCACCGGCGTCGACGTGTCGGGGCTGCTCGGCGGCGGCATGGCCGGCGGTGGCGCCCAGCCGGTCAGCGAAGGCGACCTGTCCTCCGAGTGCACCACCGGCGCGCAGGCCAATGACAGCGTCGACTGCCGCATGGTCGGTGCGGCCGACTCGCTCGACGCGTACTGGGCCGCCGAGGCACCCGCCCTCGGCGTCACCGACTACCGCACCCCCGACTTCTTCCTCTTCAGCGGTTCGACCGACACCGGCTGCGGCGGCGCGACGAGCGCCACGGGCCCGTTCTACTGCCCGCCCGACGAGGCCCTCTTCGTCGACACCGACTTCTTCGAGCAGCTGCGGTCGCAGTTCGGGGCCAGCGGCGGCCCCCTCGCCCAGATGTACGTCGTCGGCCACGAGTGGGGCCACCACGTCCAGCAGCTGACCGGGGCCTTCGACCGCGCCGATCGCAGCGGCACGGGGCCGGGCTCCGACACCATCCGGCTCGAGGTGCAGGCCGACTGCTACGCCGGCGCCTGGGTCGGCGCGGCCTCCACCGTGCAGGACGCGAACGGCACCACGTTCCTCGAGCCCGTGACCGACCAGCAGGTCGCCGACGCGCTCGACGCGGCGGCGGCGGTGGGCGACGACCGCATCCAGTCCGCGAGCGGCGGCCAGGTCGATCCCGACACCTGGACGCACGGCTCGGCCGAGCAGCGCCAGAGGTGGTTCGAGACCGGCCGCAGCCAGGGCGCGACGGCCTGCGACACGTTCTCGGTGCCGACCGGCCAGCTCTGACGGCGAGGCCGACCCGCGCCTCCTGACCGGGGACACCGCCACCGCCGGCACGACGCGTCCAGGCAACTCGAAGCGAGCCCGCCGGACGACGACGACCTCGAGGGCGCACAATTCACTCACCCTCGCGACGGCACAGGCGCCGCCGCGACGACAGCAGTGGAGGCGCGTCATGGCACGACCGGGCAAGGCCATCGAGTTCGACGGGTACGGAGACGTCGCCCAGCTGCACTTCGTCGAGCAGCCGCTGCCGACACCGGCCGACGACGAGGTCGTCGTCGAGGTCATCTGCGCGGGCCTCAACCACATCGAGAACTTCATCCGGCAGGGAGACTTCGTCGACCGGCTGCCCCTCGACTTCCCGGCCCGTGAGGGCTCGTGCTTCGCGGGCATCGTGAAGAAGCGCGGCGCGGCGGTGCGCAACTTCTCGGTCGGTGCCGAGGTGATCGGCCACGCGGTCGGCGGTGGCGCGCACGCCACCTACATCGCCGTGCCGGCCAGCGCGGTGGTGCCGAAGCCGCAGCACGTCCCGTGGGAGGTCGCCGGAGGGCTCTACCTCGCCGGGGCCACCGCGTACGACACGGTCCGCAGCCTGCACCTCGGGCCCGACGACGTGGTCGTGATCACAGCGGCGGCGGGTGGTGTCGGCCACATCGAGTGCCAGCTCGCCCTGCAGCTCGGAGCCAAGGTGATCGGCACCTGCAGCCCGGGCAACCACGACTACCTGCGCTCGATCGGCGTCGTGCCGGTCGACTACGGCGAGGGCCTGCGCGAGCGCATCGACAAGGCCGCGGGCACCGACCGCCACGTGACGGCGTTCATCGACAACTTCGGCGGGGACAACCCGGCGCTCAGTGCCGACCTCGGCGTGCTGCCGGCGCGGTTCAGCTCGAGCGAGGACCGCCTCGAGCGCGAGATCCGCTTCATCGGCGCCGAGCGCGACGACACCGAGCCCGCGATGATCCTGTCGGCCCTGGCGAAGCTCATCGCCGAGAACAAGCTGCGCGTGCTCGTCTCGGGCTTCTACCCGTTCGACTACATCGCCCAGGCGTTCGAGGACCTCGCCGAGCAGCACTCGCGCGGCAAGGTCGTCGTGGGCATGCAGCCGGTCGAGACCGGAGCACGGTCGCACTGGTACCTGTCGGGCAAGGCGCGGGCGGTCGCCGAGTCGCTCGGCTGAGCCTCCGCCGGCAGAGCGCAGGAGGCGCGGGTCGGCGGACCCGGTCGGCGTCAGCGGGGCAGCCGCAGCAACGCCCCCGGAGCCCTGACCGTCGCCGCGGCCACGTCCATGGCCCGCTCGAGGGCGGCCGGCCAGTAGACCGAGCCGGGTTCGCGCCGCTCGGCGAGCAGCGAGGCGACGATCGACGCGAAGGTCGCGTCGCCCGCGCCCATCGTGTCGACGACCTCGCCCTCGGCCGACGAGATGCCCCGCGTCACGTCGTTGCCGGCGGTGCCACCCGCCGACGCGGCCAGCACCAGGCTCGCCCCGGCCGAGCCGCGGGTCGCGAGCACTCCCCCGGTGCCCGCCGCGAGGAGCGTCTCCTGCCAGTCGTCGAGGGAGCGCCCGGCGACGAGTTCGGCGTCGTCGTCGCCGATCTTGACGAGCAGGGTCGAGGCCGCGACCCGCTCGAAGCCGGCGGCGAAGTCGGCGATCTGGGCCGCCCCACCGGGCAGGAACCCCGGCCGCGGGTTCGGGTCGACGACGAGCCGCACGGGGTCGGTGCCGACCACCCGCAGCAGCCGCTCGGTGAGCGGGGCGTCGTCGAACGGGTACGAGCTGACGGCGACCACGGGGGCGGCGGCGAGCACGGCGAGCTGTTCGGGCGAGAAGTCGAGACCGCGGGCGACGGCGGCGTCGGTGAAGACGTAGGTCGGCTCGCCGTCGACCCGCAGCGAGACCGCCCGGCCGGTGCCGAGGGGGTTGATCGTCGCGACGAGTTCGACACCGTGCTCGGCGAGGAAGGCGCGGATCGACTCGCCGTCGGCGTCGTCGCCGATCGAGGCGAGCAGCGTCGTGGGGACGCCGAGGCGGCTGAGCCCCACGGCGACGTTGAGGCCGGCCCCGCCGACGTGGTCGGTCGAGCCGTCGTCGGTGCGGAGTTCGTCGATGAGGGCGTCGCCGAGAACGGCGACCCGACCGTCGGTGGTGTCCATGGGGGTGCCTTTCGTCAGCGTGCCGGCAGCCACCCTATTCCGGCACGCGGTCGGGTCGCACTCCCCCGCTACGCTGGCCGACGTGACCGATTACGCACTGGCCGTCGACGTGGGCGGAACGAAGGTCGAGGCGGCGCTGGTCGCCTCCGACGGAACCCTGCTCGACGGCAGTCGCGACCGACGCCCCACCGGCGCCGGGTCGACGTCCGACGAACTCGCCGAGGCGGTCCGCGCGGTCGTCGCTCACGCCCTCGATGCCCTGCCCGACGGTGACGCGCTCGTCGGGGCGGGCATCGGCAGCGCCGGGCCGGTCGACCTCGTGCACGGCACGGTGTCGCCGATCAACCTGCACGCCTGGCGCGGTTACCCGCTGCGCGAGCAGGTCGCGGCACTCGCGGCCTCGACCCTGCCCGACGCCGCCCCCGTGACCCTGCGACTCGACGGCGTCAGCCTCGCCCTCGCCGAGCACTGGGTCGGCGCCACCCAGGGCGCCGACAACGCCCTGGCGATCACCGTCTCGACCGGTGTCGGCGGCGGCCTCATCGTCAACGGCCGCCTGCTCTCGGGCGGCACGGGCAACGCCGGCCACATCGGCCAGATCCAGATCGCCGACCGCCCCGCGGGCGAGAACGCCTGGGCGGCCACCCTCGAGGTCATCGCCTCGGGCCCGAACGTCGTCGCCTGGGCCCGTGAGCAGGGCTGGCAGGGCGAGCGCGGTGAAGACCTGGCGGCCGGCTACGTCGCGGGCGACGAGATCGCCGTCGCGGCCGTCCGCCGCTCGGCCAACGCCGTGGGCGAGGCGGTCTCGTCGGTCACGACGCTGCTCGACCTCGACGTCGTCGCGATCGGCGGCGGGTTCTCGCGCGTCAGCGACGACTACCTCGACCTGGTCCGGGCCACGGTCCAGGAGGCGCCGGTCAACGAGTACGCCCGTCGCGTCCGGGTCGTCCGCTCGGGCCTGAGCGACGAGAGCCCCTTGGTCGGAGCCGCCGCGCTCGTCTGGCGGGCCGAGCTGCTCGGCTGAGCCGCGCCTCCTGCGGTCGGTGACCCGCGCCTCCCGGGGTCGGCCGCTTCTCTGGGAACGGTCGTCGGTGGCCCGGCCTAGGCTGGGTTGCATCCCACAACGTCGTCGGAATCCGTCGCGCCCTCGGGGCGCGCACCACCACCACCGCACCACCACTCGCAGAGAGGTCATCTCATGCCCACCACCGTCCCCGTCCTGCTCACGCCGTCCGCCGGCGCCCCCTTCGAGCACTCCACCGTCGAGCTGCGCGACGTCGGTCCGAACGACGTCCAGATCGACATCGCGTTCGCCGGCATCTGCCACAGCGACATCCACCAGGCCCGCGAGGAGTGGGGCAAGGCCATCTTCCCGATGGTGCCCGGCCACGAGATCGCCGGCATCGTCACCGAGGTCGGTTCCGACGTCACCAAGCACAAGGTCGGCGACCGCGTCGGCATCGGCTGCTTCGTCGACAGCTGCCGCGAGTGCGAGAACTGCCTCGCCGGTGAGCAGCAGTTCTGCGTCAAGGGCAACGTCGCGACCTACAACGGCCGCCAGTACTCGGGCGAGCCCACCTACGGCGGCTACGCCAAGCAGATCGTCGCCGACGAGAACTATGTCCTGTCGATCCCCGAGGGCATCGCGCTCGACGAGGCCGCCCCCCTGCTCTGCGCAGGCATCACCACCTACTCGCCGCTGAAGCACTGGGGCGCGGGCCCCGGCACGAAGGTCGCCGTCGTCGGAATGGGCGGTCTCGGGCACATGGCCGTCAAGATCGCGCACGCCATGGGCGCCGAGGTCACCGTCATCAGCCAGACGCTGTCCAAGCAGGACGACGGCCTCAAGCTCGGCGCCGACCACTACTATGCCTCGAGCGACCCCGAGACCTTCGGAAAGCTCAAGAACTCGTTCGACCTGATCATCAACACGATCTCGGCCGACATGGACATCGACGCCTACGCCCGCACCCTGCGCCTCAACGGCACGATGGTGTTCGTCGGCCTGCCCGAGAACCCCCAGTCGTTCCGCGCCGGGTCGCTGATCGGCGGCCGTCGCAGCCTCGCCGGCTCGAACATCGGCGGCATCCCCGAGACGCAGGAGATGCTGGACTTCTGCGCCGAGCACCACATCGGCGCCGAGATCGAGACGATCGGCGCCGACGAGGTCGACGAGGCCTACGAGCGCGTCGTCGCCAGCAAGGTCCGCTACCGCTTCGTGATCGACACCGCGACCATCTAGCACCCGCCTGCACGCACGAAGGCCCCCTCCCGTCACGGGAGGGGGCCTTCGTCGGTGCGGAGGGCGGACGGGCACGAAGGCGGGCGACTTCGGCGACGGCGGGCGACCACGGCAGCCCGCCTCCGACGAACTCGCCCGTCGGGGGTAGGCACCAGCAGGCGTCAGACGGGCCCGGCCTACCCGGCGGGGGTGTTGAACCGACGCAGCCAACCGGCGAACTCGGCGAGCTCGCCGTCCGACCAGCCCTCGACGTGGTTGCGGAACACGGCACGGTTCTCGTGCCGCACCTCGAGCATGCGGCTCTCGGCGCGCTCGGTGCTGCGCAGGGTCATGACGCGTCCGTCGGCCGGGTCGGGCACCACGTCGACGAACCCGGCCTCGCGCAGCAGGGTGACCTGCCGGCTGACCGCGCTCTTGTCCATCGCCATCGCCTTGACGATGTCGCCGGCACTGCACGGCTGGTGCTTCATCACGTACCTCAGCACGTAGAAGGCCGTGGGAGGCACGTCCGGGTCGAAGCGCGACGCCGCCGCAGCGATCGTGCGCTTGGCCTCGACCATCATCGAGCCGATCTCGTCGACCACGCCGGCCATGAGGCCCTCGCGGCCGTCGTCGTCAGGACCCGGGAGGCGCGGTGCGGCCTGGCCAGGCCCCTCGGCCCCGAGGAGGCGCGGTGCGGCCCGGTCGGCAACGTCGCCCCCCGAGGGGCGCGCCGCGTCGAGCACCGCGCCCTCGGGCTGGCCGTCAACGGTCGGCTGCGACATCCTTCTCCTCGACCAGGGACGAGAACACCGGGCTCTCGGCCAGTTCGTCGGCGGGCACCGGGTGACCCGCCACCTCGGCGGCGCCCGTCGCGATGATCGTGTCGATGGTACCGGTGGCGGTCGTCGTGTGGCTGTGGTGACGGCGCTGCGCCTCGGCGACGCCGTCCCCTCCGTCGACGGGCGAGACCGGCGCGGGCGAACCGGAGAGGCCCGAGGTCGGGGCGGTCGCCGTGGCGGGCGTGGAGGCCGTCGCCGGGGCACTCGACACCGCGGGGGCCAGGCCGGCCGTGGCCGCTGCTCCCTTGGCGACCGGGGACGCGGCGTTCGCGTCGACCGGGGCCGCGCCTCCGTCGTTCCCCTCGGAGGCGGCAGCCGACGTCGCACCGTCGGTCGGCCCGTCCGTCTTCGCCGCCGCGCGCTGGAGGCCGGTCTTGGTGCCGAGCTCGACGTTCGGCAACAGGCAGACGAACACGATGGTGATGATCGCCAGCGGGGCCGCGATGAGGAAGACGTCGGCGACGCCCTGCCCGTAGGCCGACTCGATGATCGTGCGGATCGGACCGGGCACGGTGCTGAGGTCGGGGATGCTCGTGGCGCCGCCACCACCCAGGGCGCTGGGGTCGACCCCGGCATCGGTCAGGCCGTCGGTGATGTAGCCCGAGACCTTGGTGCCGAGCACGGCGCCCATGACCGAGACGCCGATGGTGCCGCCGAGGCTGCGGAAGAACGCGACGCTCGACGAGGCCGCGCCGACGACGCTGACGTCGACCGAGTTCTGCACGACGAGCACGAGGTTCTGCATCACCATGCCGATGCCGAGACCCATCATGGCCATGAAGACCGAGACGACGAAGAAGTTCGTGTCGTACTCGATGGTCGACATGAGGAAGAGCCCGGCGGCGAGCAGGACGGACCCGACGATCATGTAGGGCTTCCACTTGCCGTACTTCGAGATGAGCGCACCGGCGACCATCGACGAGATGAGCAGGCCGAGCACCATCGGCAGGGTCAGGATGCCGGCCATGGTCGGCGACTGGCCGCGGGCCAGCTGCATGTACTGACCGAGGAAGACGCTGGTGCCGAACATGGCCACGCCGACGCTGAGCGAGGCGATCACCGCGAAGGTGAAGGTGCGGTTGCGGAACAGCGTGAGCGGGATGATCGGCTCCTTGCTGTTGAACTCGACGATCACGGCGAGCACGAGGAGCACGGCGGCGCCGAGGCCCATGACCCAGCTGGTGACCGAGTTCCACTCGAACTGCTTGCCGCCGAGCGACACCCAGATGAGCAGCAGCGAGACGCCACCGGCGATCAGCCCGGCACCCCAGTAGTCGATGACGACCTTCTTCGCGGGTTTGGCGGGCAGGTGCAGCGTCTTCTGGATGACGATCAGGGCCGCGATGCCGACGGGCACGCCGACGAAGAAGTTCCAGCGCCAGCCGATGCTGTCGGTGAGCACGCCGCCGAGCAGCGGGCCGCCGATGGTGCCGACGCTCATGACGGCGCCGAGGTAGCCCATGTACCGGCCGCGCTCACGCGGGCTGATGATGTCGCTCATGACGACCTGCACCAGGGCGGTGAGGCCGCCGGCGCCGAGACCCTGGAAGACGCGGAAGGTGATCAGCGTCGCGGTGTTCTGCGAGAAGCCGGCCGCGACGGAGGCGAGCACGAACAGCACGAGCGCCACCTGCAGCAGCACCTTGCGGTTCGTCAGGTCGCTGAACTTGCCCCACAGCGGGGTGCTCACGGTGGTCGCCAGCAGGGTCGCGGTGATGACCCAGGTGTACGAGGTCTGGCTTCCGTTCAGGTCGCTGACGATGCGCGGCAGCGAGGTCGACACGACGGTCGACGAGAGGATCGCGACGAGCATGCCCATCAGCAGGCCCGACAGGGCCGTGAGGACTTCGCGGTGGCTCATGCCGGGCGCTTCGCCCGGTTCGTGGGGTGCCGCGGGCTTCGTGCCCGCGGCGGTCGTGGTCTGCGACAAGGTGCGCTCCGGTGGTTCGAGATGGTGAGGGACTGACCGCCGTTGGTCGGGTCCGTTGGTTGCAGAATGTCAACCATACGCTTTCGTTGACGAATAGCAACCATTTTGCTGCAGTTGCTGCAGAAATCTTTCTCGAACTCCGCGACGCGGTCGCGGGGGAACGCAGGAGGCGCGGTGCGAGTCCTCCTCGCACCGCGCCTCCTTCAGGGCCTTCCGGGTCAGCGGACCTCTTCGGGCCGTTTCTGACGGAACATCTCGGCCGGCTGGTGCTCGCCGTTCCAGACCTGGGTGATGCCCCAGACGACGGCCATGAGCGGCACGGCGATGACGGCCCCGACGACGCCGCCGAGGATCGTGCCGGCGGTCAGGGCGACCAGGATGACCAGGCCGTGCAACTGCAACGTGCGGCCCATGAGCACCGGCTGCAGGAAGTTGCCCTCGAGCTGGTTGACGACGACCACGATGCCGACGACGATCAGCGCCTGGACCGGGCCGAGCGCGACGAGGGCGACGAGGGCCGCGAGGATGCCCGCGGCCGTGGCTCCGACGAGGGGGATGAACGCGGTGAGGAACACGATGACCGCGAGCGGCAGGGCCAGCGGCACCCCGACGATCCAGAGGCCGACGCCGATGCCGATCGCGTCGACCGCGGCGACCGTCGCCGTGCCGCGGACGTAGCCACCGAGCGTGGTGACCGTCTTGTCGCCGATGCGGCGGGCGCGGGCGTAGTTCTCACCCTTGAACGGGCGGAGCAGGAACTCCCAGATGGCCGGGCCGTCCTTGAGGAAGAAGAACAGCACGACGATCATCAGGACGAGGCCCGTCGCGAAGCTGCCGACGGCCGAGGCCCCGGCGAGCGCCCCCGAGCCGAACTGCGAGCTCGTGACGAAGTCGACGGCCGCGTTGCGGACGTCGTCGATCTGCTGGTCGCTGATCGAGAAGGGCAGGGTGGTGATCCAGTCCTGCAGCTTGTTGAAGCCCGAGGTGGCCGAGTCGGCGAGCGAGCTGGCCTGGCTCTCGACGGCCCACACGATCAGCCAGGCGACGAGCCCGAGGATGATCAGCACGGCGAACAGGCAGATCAGGGTCGCCAGCACCGAGGGCACCTTGTGCCGCCGCAGGAAGGCGACGACCGGCAGCATGGCCGACGCGAAGATCAGCGCGAGCAGCACCGGCAGGGTGACGAGGCTCAGGCTGAGGAAGACGTAGATGACGCCGATCGCGACGATGAGCACGGCGATGATCTGCACGGCCCGGGTCGCGAGCGTGCCGAACGCGTCGGCCCAGAGGGAGTGCCGGAC
This genomic interval from Frigoribacterium sp. Leaf415 contains the following:
- a CDS encoding DUF2945 domain-containing protein, which encodes MSFSKGDHVTWNTPQGETHGTVVEKRVKEFQLDGQKFKASDDEPYFVVESDKSGAKAAHKGSSLSPKKK
- a CDS encoding LysR substrate-binding domain-containing protein, with amino-acid sequence MTTEPTRAPFRIGVVPGVTLSKWSRLWEERRPETPLAFVPLADADAVPALDDARGDERVDMVLARLPIEVEGLSVIRLYDERAVVVVPKDHAVTAAGVEDEVEAAAFADEHRHDLDPSLSLADAVAVVATGAGVAVMPQSLARLHARKEVTYRYVADLPSTTIALVWPEGELTDDLDDFIGVVRGRTARSSRSRRRDEPGQEATARKGSAPDPRGAKPKRTPPKGRGPQRGTGRSRPRRGR
- the ypfJ gene encoding KPN_02809 family neutral zinc metallopeptidase, with the translated sequence MSFNDDARLDGSKVKRRGRGRTVGVAGGGIGIGIGIVGLIAVFLISQATGVDVSGLLGGGMAGGGAQPVSEGDLSSECTTGAQANDSVDCRMVGAADSLDAYWAAEAPALGVTDYRTPDFFLFSGSTDTGCGGATSATGPFYCPPDEALFVDTDFFEQLRSQFGASGGPLAQMYVVGHEWGHHVQQLTGAFDRADRSGTGPGSDTIRLEVQADCYAGAWVGAASTVQDANGTTFLEPVTDQQVADALDAAAAVGDDRIQSASGGQVDPDTWTHGSAEQRQRWFETGRSQGATACDTFSVPTGQL
- a CDS encoding DUF5997 family protein, with the translated sequence MTSDAPSGKQPQTLKPFTAAKKLGVYLPATPAEFQAAPVTREAFAELSTNPPEWLSELRRTGPHPRPVVAQKLGISTSGLARAGVDDVMTTDEIHALLDEMPDWLRTERGIHADVREEELRVKERNAGREVLRKEREAKEAAEGH
- a CDS encoding MFS transporter; its protein translation is MPWSLLRTPAFRALWVGRLFSWVGSGFAPLAIVFAAIDLGADAVDLGLVVVARSVPNIALVLVGGALADRFSKRTVAIASSWLSAASLVVAATLMLTQTETLPTLAAVGAVNGAAAAFFGPATSALLRETVPDDRLRDATVLSRVGMNVGLVIGTAVGGAVVATAGSGVALAVGAVVFVVAAVVFVGLPRDGARASGGTSVLEDLGSGLGFVWRTRWLVATAALAFTFQFAFAGGVQVVGPLVADQSFGRLLWGFAGALQTLGLIVGAYWAGALRGRLRLWAACLGAAALALPLVLLSFAYGTDPVVFDPLHWFFWISLGLFAASVGLEIFTVPLDVVVQRQVPGAYLGRVFSCLTLASLAGVPVGEVVVGPLTELIGTPASLAALAGLVVAVAVAVALSSRVRRVDAGQEARVS
- a CDS encoding SDR family oxidoreductase, with the translated sequence MSKETYMSKNICLLTGAGRTNSIANGIAHELAADGWDLALTTWDGYDAAMPWGLKAVDVDSLVGELEATGARVAVYPADLGDPGTPARLLGAVNDDLGPVTALVLSHSHSVDSSILDTTLESWDAHYAVNVRAAWLAIKAFAEQLPPVDRLDDGARIVALTSDHVVHNLPYGSSKGALDRLVVAAARELGHLGVSSNALNPGPIDTGWMDDAIRASGTERQPTGRLGTPADIGRVVRFLLSPEGRWISGQLLKADGGFSV
- a CDS encoding YdeI/OmpD-associated family protein; its protein translation is MTEPVTFRTTIAEARTNATGIVVPPEAVESLASGKKPAVVVTVEGYTYRSTVASMGGRFLIPVSAEHRAGSGVVGGQDVEVTLALDTEPRVVEVPADLREALDADDAARASYESLSFSRQRALVEPIGAAKTSETRARRLAAALAVLTG